Proteins co-encoded in one Megalops cyprinoides isolate fMegCyp1 chromosome 1, fMegCyp1.pri, whole genome shotgun sequence genomic window:
- the rtbdn gene encoding retbindin codes for MGVTKNVPKTLPLVLAYVLATLIGWSCSQEGACMQDGKHKASPGPEPYLKECRLYTENACCSENDIQEIAVSPVSRVGDIFWDRCGALSASCEAFHKRVACFTHCSPDAVRWPHPHRPASVQAVPLCRSFCRDWFEACKADLTCAHNWVSDWKWSPQGNNCTGKCVTYQQMYQDERDLCENLWGDSFGTVEDEGGEKGEVSEGRSCGCLTLSPSDREVIAALRAQEEDPDELDTTKAGLPQYRAPCRTQSPPQGATAPPPQARTNNDNSVMRKRSLFVEDVEGSGSGF; via the exons ATGGGCGTCACCAAAAACGTGCCCAAAACGTTGCCATTGGTTCTTGCTTATGTCTTGGCTACGCTGATTGGTTGGTCGTGCAGCCAGGAGGGGGCTTGTATGCAGGACGGGAAGCACAAAGCCTCTCCTGGACCGGAACCGTACCTGAAAGAATGCAGGCTTTATACAGAGA ATGCCTGCTGTTCAGAAAATGACATTCAGGAGATTGCAGTATCCCCTGTGTCCAGAGTGGGTGACATTTTCTGGGATAGGTGTGGAGCCCTCAGTGCCAG CTGCGAGGCATTCCATAAGCGAGTTGCTTGTTTCACTCACTGCTCTCCGGACGCTGTGCGttggccacacccacacaggccCGCTTCTGTCCAGGCTGTGCCACTCTGCCGCAGCTTCTGCAGGGACTG GTTTGAGGCTTGCAAAGCAGATCTGACATGCGCTCACAACTGGGTGAGCGACTGGAAATGGAGCCCCCAGGGAAACAACTGCACTGGGAAGTGTGTGACCTACCAGCAG ATGTACCAGGATGAACGAGACCTGTGTGAGAATCTCTGGGGAGACTCCTTTGGGACGGTGGAGgatgaggggggagagaagggagaggtgAGCGAGGGCCGCTCCTGTGGCTGCCTGACCCTCAGCCCCTCTGACAGGGAGGTGATCGCTGCCCTCCGCGCCCAGGAGGAAGACCCGGACGAGCTGGACACTACCAAGGCCGGCCTGCCACAGTACCGGGCACCCTGCCGCACACAGAGCCCGCCACAGGGCGCCACGGCGCCGCCACCGCAGGCCCGGACCAACAACGACAACAGCGTCATGCGCAAACGCTCTCTCTTTGTGGAAGACGTGGAAGGCAGCGGTAGTGGGTTCTAG
- the rnaseh2a gene encoding ribonuclease H2 subunit A, giving the protein MDLGDFEANNSVSCRLSSAIPDVCKTEDCCLGIDEAGRGPVLGPMVYGICYCPVSRKDDLKDLKVADSKTLTEAERENLFHKLDEAKSFVGWALQILSPNTISNSMLQRAKYNLNALSHDAAIGLVQYALDSGVQLKEVYVDTVGPAEKYQEKLSQRFPGVEVTVRPKADSLFPIVSAASICAKVARDHAVKSWKFVEDLGDVDSDYGSGYPNDPKTKSWLLKYLDPVFGYPQFVRFSWSTAQSLLDSKAVPVHWDDDEEDGEKAAARMNCASMLSYFSRGKAQSAAREPHRFFTERRLQNLGTL; this is encoded by the exons ATGGATCTCGGTGACTTTGAAGCTAACAATTCGGTCAGCTGCCGTCTGTCCTCCGCCATTCCGGACGTGTGCAAGACCGAAGACTGCTGCCTGGGGATCGACGAGGCAGGCAGAGGTCCCGTACTAG GACCCATGGTTTACGGAATATGCTACTGCCCAGTCTCCAGGAAGGATGATCTGAAGGACCTGAAAGTGGCAG ATTCAAAGACCCTGacggaggcagagagggagaatcTGTTCCACAAACTGGATGAGGCTAAGAGTTTTGTGGGCTGGGCCTTACAGATCCTTTCCCCCAACACCATCTCCAACAGTATGCTCCAGAG GGCAAAGTACAACCTGAATGCACTGTCCCACGATGCTGCCATTGGGTTGGTGCAGTATGCGCTGGACTCTGGCGTGCAGCTCAAAGAG GTCTATGTGGACACAGTTGGCCCGGCAGAGAAGTACCAGGAGAAGCTGTCTCAGAGGTTCCCAGGGGTGGAGGTCACAGTGCGCCCCAAAGCTGACTCCCTCTTCCCCATTGTCAGTGCTGCCAGCATCTGTGCCAAG GTTGCCAGGGATCATGCGGTGAAGTCCTGGAAGTTTGTGGAAGACCTGGGTGACGTGGACAGTGATTATGGCTCAGGGTACCCCAACG ATCCAAAGACCAAGAGCTGGCTGCTGAAGTACCTGGACCCTGTATTTGGCTACCCGCAGTTTGTGAGGTTCAGCTGGAGCACCGCTCAGTCCCTGCTGGACAGCAAAGCCGTGCCGGTGCACTG ggacGACGACGAGGAAGACGGCGAGAAGGCGGCCGCGCGGATGAACTGCGCCTCCATGCTGTCTTACTTCAGCCGGGGCAAGGCCCAGAGCGCCGCCCGCGAGCCCCACCGCTTCTTCACCGAGAGGAGGCTGCAGAACCTGGGCacgctgtga